CATGCGTCTGTTTGACCTTCCGGACGTATGCCAGCAACACTCCCGACTGCACCCCCGTAACTGGCACAGCGGCGACGGCTATTTCGCGGGTAAACTGCGACAGCAAAGGGCGTGGGTCCACACCAGCCACCGATTCCGTAAATCTCATCAGCCTCTCGACGTGATACTGGTACAGCTTTTTCCGCGGAGAGGTAGCGATTTTCTTCCACAACAACGTCTCCGATCCCTTCTTGTGCATCTGATCCACTCCGGAAAAGGTCAGATAAACGGCCGTATTTTCAGGAAGAATTCTCTCCGGATAGTTTCTGTCCGAATAAAGGAAGAACCAGTAAACGCCGGCTCCCGCAAGGACCAATATCAAAAGCGCGATGAGAGCTTTTTTCATGCCTATTCCATCACTTCAAAAATGCTGCTAAGTCTACAGGAATCAATATCTTTGCCTTGAAAATCCAAAGACGGATATGTTAATATAAGTTCCGTTTCAGCGGAATGAAAGCGGGGTATGTTTCCCTCCTCAAATTAAAGTATGCAACAGCCTCCCGAAAAGATCGATAAGTACCAAATCTTATCAGTACTTGGCAAAGGCGCGATGGGGGTTGTTTATCACGCCTATGATCCTGTCGTTAAGCGGGATGTCGCAATCAAACTCCTGTCCGCTATTGGTTCTGAGGAAACGGAGCTGATTTCCAGGTTCGAGCGGGAAGCGCGTCTGGCCGGTGGATTGCGTCATCCGAACATAGTCACCATCTACGACATGGGGAATTTTGAAGGACGACCTTACATTGCGATGGAGTACCTTCTTGGCCGCGATTTGCAGCAGGTCATCCGGCAAAAGGTAGAGCTCACTTTTGAACAAAGAGTTGAAGTAATACTGCAAATTGCAAAAGGGCTGGACGCGGCGCATACAAAAGGAATTATCCATCGCGATATTAAACCCGCGAATATCCGTTTGCAGGATGACAACACCGTCAAGATTATGGATTTTGGCATCGCGCGCATGGGAACATCCGAGCTCACGCGAAGCGGCTACATCATTGGAACTCTGCAGTACATGTCGCCGGAACAAATTTCAGGAGATCAACTGGATCCGCGAAGCGATATTTTTTCAACCGGTGTGATGGCGTATGAGCTGTTTACATATAACAACCCTTTCAACGGCGAACACACGGTTGATATCATGTACCGAATCTTGAACGTGCGGCCGCAACCTATCCAGAATCTGCCTGAAGAAACCGGCACTGAGCTCAATCAAATTATCATGCGGGCTCTGGAAAAGAATCGCGAATTGCGTTATCCAACGGCAAAAGAACTTTCCGCCGATTTAGAAGAGTATTTGTTCTACTTAAAGAGTTTGAAATTCCGTCGCAAATCCACTACACCGCTTCCGGTTTATCAGGAAGGTGTTACGCAAGCGATTCCGCTGGACCAGGTAGCAAAACCGGCCACTGTAGAAAATGAAGTATCTGCAACTGTGGCGACGGACGTGCAAAACATGCCCACGTTCAACATGCCTTCTCCCACTTTTGGTGTGCCGCCCCCTCCGGAAAAAGTGCCCAGAACAGGGATTGGAGCGAACTATTCAGAAACTGCTCAGGTGCTGATGCACCGGCCTTCCGTTTGGTCAGAGAAAAAATTTTACATTCTGGGAGTTGTAATGGCGCTTCTGTTCGTTGGAACGCTGCTTTACTTTGGCACACTGGGAAAAGGAGGGGACACGCTGGCCATCATCACAAATCCGGTTGGCGCAGAAGTTCTGGTGAATGGTGAAAAGATCGGCATAACTCCCACATCGTTACAGGACCGCAAGGATATGGATCTCACTTTCCGGTTGGAGGGTTACAAGGAACAAGTCGTTCCCCTGAAGAAAAACGCTTGGCCGACTGAGTTGAACATTACTCTGGAACCGGTAACCCCGACGAAATTAACTGGAAAAACGGAAATCACTCCTGTTGTTCCAACGAAAAAAATCATACAGCTTGTGACGAATCCTCCCGGCGCATCCATCAGCCTGGATGGCCAATCTCTTGGACAAACGCCGAAAGAAATCACTTTAGAGAACGAGCAACCGCGTCAACTTGTTCTGAAAATGGATGGGCATGAGGATGTCACAAAAACCGTGGACACATCCACCCCCGGAACGCTGACCATCGAGATGCCGCCAGCGGCTGCGCCACCTGGATTCATCAGGTACGGTGGATCTCATCGCGTGGCCATTATCAGTGGTTCGAAAGCCCTGAAAGGGAGTCCCATTCAGTTGGAACCAGGAACGCACAAATTGACTTTCCGTTCCACTAAAGATGCGTACATTCGCTTTACCAAAACCGTTGTAATTAAGTCGGGAGAGACGGTGGTCGTTCCCGCGCCCCCCATGGGCAAAATTACAATTAATGCGGTTCCAAGTAATTGTAAAATTTCTATCAATGGCGAATTCATTGATGTTGCTCCAATCTTAAGCTTGCCGATTCAAGCCGGCAATCACACTATTACCTTTAGCTGGGAAGCGTTGAACAAAAAGCTGTCCAAGCCCGTTACTGTAGAAGCTGCTCAAAGCCAGACGGTCACGGGGTTGGGAAAGGACGCCTGAGTTCGTTTTCATGAAACGTGTTTTCTTATCGTCTCTAATCATTCTGTTCTCAGCGCTATTCATACTCGCGAGTCCGCCTTCCGGAACGGACCAGGCCTTGCTCGAACAGGGAATCCAGCTGAAAAACAAGGGGAATTTGGTAGCAGCCTTCGACACTTTATCGACCATCAGAATCCTGCATCCTGACAGCGCTCTGCTGCCGGTGGCAGAGTACGAAATGGGTCTCACTTTCTTGTACGACAACCGTCCTGTAGAAGCCGCGCTGCAATTCCAGCAAGTAATCAGCAGATATCCCTCTTCCGAACAAGCGCGGCTCTCATTAAATATGAACGCAACTCTTTATCGACTGTACATCGCTCCTGTAACGAACAGACGTGTCTTTGTTCCGGATTCAGCTTACTCCGCAATCCTCGCAGAAATGGATAATCCGGTCGGGATGGCAATGGATTCGGAAGGGAAACTCTATCTCAGCGACCGCGGCAAAAAATCGTTTTACACGTTTGATCCGTCCGGCAAGATGATCAACAGCAGCACAATACTCTCTCCCTATTCGATCAGCGTTACACCGAAAAATGATGTTTTGATCGGCAACGATTCTACTTTATACACCACCACCGAATCCGTCTCGTTTCCCAGAATCAATCCGCAGACTCAAGCAAGCATGGGTTATCTGGAAGAAATCCGTTCGGCGGCGGTCAATAACAAAGGAGAATACTTTGTCATCTCCGGTAAAGTATCAGGAGTTTCCGTATTCGACCCGGCACGAAAGCCATTATCCAGGCCGGCGATTGGACGCGCGGAAGATTATGAAAAAGTGCTGATCAATGCCCTGAACAACATCCATCTCCTGAGCCGCAAAGGGGATTTCGTTCAGGTTTACGACCCGGAAGGGAAACTTCTTTTCGCTTTGAACAAAACCGGAAAGGAGATGACCTTCGGCAAATTCGAGGATTTTGCATTGGATTCAGCAAATCATATCTACATCCTGACGAACAATCCGAAAGGAGTTTTAATCTATTCACCTGCCGGAAAATTCTTGAGATTCCTCGGATCCGAAAAGACCTCTCCTATCTTTTTCGATGACTCCAAACTCATCGCGATTGGACCTGCGGGCAGCATTTACGTTTTAGATAAGGGCGTCAGAAGGATCATAAAACTAGGATGAACTACAGAGTCTGTTTTTTCATTTTGCTACTTTGCAGTTGTCTTTTTGCTCAGGAACTCCCTCCCGTCGATCAAGGGCCGGAAGAAGAACTGATTCCGGAAGAAGCGGAACTGCAAAAATGGAACAAAGCATTCGCAGATGCTGAAGGAGTTTTCAATTCCGAAAACCAAACCCAGAGCATCCCGCTGTTTCAAGACCTGGTCGGAAAAATCACCGCCGAAAAAATGAAAAGACCTCTCACCGAGCCGGAAAGACTTCTGCTGTATAGAAGTCTGGATTACCTCGGTAGAGCATTCTATGTAGAAGGACAGCAGGAAGAAGCAAAAAATGTATTCCTGAAATTAATCGAAAACGATCCCAATTACCGCTTGGACGAAGAACTGGTATCCCCCAAAATCATCGCTTTTGTGGAAGAGATTAAGTCTGAAAATCTCGGACAGCTATCGATCAGTTCTACGCCCCCGGAAGCCACGATTGAAATTGATGGCGTTCCGGTTGGAAAAACAGATCTGGCCACGCTTTACAGTTTGAAAGGGACTCATGAAATCGAAGTCATCCGGCCCGGTTACTTTTCTCAAATACAAACAGTGGAAGTGGTACCTGGAAAGACTCAGAAGATCAGTTTCAAACTCGAACGGAGCTCGAGTGTTGCATACTTCATAACGTACCCGAAAGGAGTTGAGGTCATTTTCCGTGATAAGTCTCTTGGTTTCACAGAAGGAACTGCTCCGGAACGCGCCCAGGCGACGGCAACGGAACGGAATCTGCCTGTAACGGAATTTTCCGCTGAGTTTCCAATCTCAGAACTTCAGCCTGGCGAATATGAAGTGACTTTCCAAAAACCATGCTGGGAAACGCCCAATCGCAGGCTGACCATCACAGCGAATGATGATTACTATTTCACGCCCATCATCATGGAACCGGCAAAAGCAACTCTCAATATCACGGCGGATGATCCTCAGGCAAATATTTTTATCGACAATGAATACAAAGGGCTCGCACCAAAAACAATCCAGACATGTCCCGGGAAACACGTGGTGAAGTTAAAAGGTCCTTTTGGAAAATTTGAAAAGCAGGTCGAGCTGAAGAACAACCAGGCAATGGAAATTTCGGCAAAGCTAAATCCATCCTTGTCCTTTTTGGGCATCGTTTCGTTCTCTGCTATGGCGAAGGCACAACTGGAAAGATTTCGCCAGGAAACGATCAAAGAACTGGAAGACTTGAAGAGCCTGAATTTCCAGGACAACAGCAAGTCACCCGACAGGGCTGCTCTGGAAGAAGCGATTCAGGAAATTGCAATCAGTCTGGAGGATGGAAAGCCTGACGGTTCACGCCAGGAAAAGATTCAACAGGTGTGCAGCAAAGTAGAATCGGACCTGCTGCTGTTCGGGCTTGTTCCGGAAAAAGCGGAAGAGCGCACCGTAGAATATTACCTGCTATCCAACTGGAGCTCGATGGCTGACATTCGCAAGATACAAACGAATAACCCTGCGCACTGGGCTGAATTCCAGGCGCAGTTGGAATATGATCAACCACTTTTTGAAAAAAGACTTGGCATTCAGTCCATGGATACGGCGATTACACCGGGTCCCGTGATTGCAAAGTTGACGCTCAAGACATTCCAGGAGACACAGCCCTTATTGATCGGTGATGTGGTAACAGCAATTCAGGATAAACCGGTAAAAACCACGGAAGAATTGCTTGCTGCAGCGCGCGAGCTGCAAAAAGAAGGAAATGTGCGTTTGAGCGTTTCGCGGGGAGGAACGCAAAGCACGATTCCTGTGCAATTGATGCTCAGTGCAATGGAAATTGATTACACGGATCCTAAAATACTCTTCAACCGCCAGATGGCCTCATTCAAGAAAGTTGCGGGGTTGGATCGTACCAGTGGACAGGAAAAGCATGTTGCCGCGCTCAATGTCGCGTTGTGCCATATGCATTTCAAAGAATATGACCGCGCATTGGACCAGCTGCAACAGGTTGAGCTGGATCGAGCGGTTGGAATCGGGCCGGGCACGGTTAAATTCCGCATGGCGCAGGTGTATCGCGCGCTGGGTCGATTGGATGAAGCCAAACAATCTCTTACAGAAGCGCTTCGAGCTCAGCAAAATACCATTGGATCGGATGATGGACTCCCACTCGCTGCCGAAGCGGAGAGACTTCAAAAGGCAATCAGCACTTCACCGGGTTCCTAGCGTCTCCGCGTCTGGCGTCTTCGCGTCTCCGCGTCCATAATAAAGGGGAGGCGCGAAGACGCCAAGATCAAAATGTTCTTTTCCTGTCTTGGCGACTTGGCGTCTTGGCGGTTCAATAAAGGCAAACCAGCTGTATGGGAATGAAGTAATGAGCGATAGACGTTATCTCGTTTTGGACATCGAAACGATCCTGGATTGGGAACTGGTCCGCTTAATTTTTGGGCTAAGCAGTGACTGCACGAAGGAACAATTGAAGCAGGAGCTCTACACCAAGTACAGCAGCGGTTTTGCGCCTCCGCCTTTTCATATACCGATTTGCATCGCACTAATTGATGTGGACTGTGAAACGTGCAAAGTGGTAAACGCGACTGTGCTTGAAAATTCCGATGAAAAAGCGCTCTTGCAGCAATTCTGGAAAGTAACTCGTCTGAGAAAAGGCACGCCGATTCGCAGCACATTCATCACGTTCAACGGCAGAGGGTTCGATCTCCCGTGTTTGTTCCTTCGATCGTTAAAACACCGTGTGCCGGTTCATGTGTGGGA
The window above is part of the bacterium genome. Proteins encoded here:
- a CDS encoding protein kinase; translation: MQQPPEKIDKYQILSVLGKGAMGVVYHAYDPVVKRDVAIKLLSAIGSEETELISRFEREARLAGGLRHPNIVTIYDMGNFEGRPYIAMEYLLGRDLQQVIRQKVELTFEQRVEVILQIAKGLDAAHTKGIIHRDIKPANIRLQDDNTVKIMDFGIARMGTSELTRSGYIIGTLQYMSPEQISGDQLDPRSDIFSTGVMAYELFTYNNPFNGEHTVDIMYRILNVRPQPIQNLPEETGTELNQIIMRALEKNRELRYPTAKELSADLEEYLFYLKSLKFRRKSTTPLPVYQEGVTQAIPLDQVAKPATVENEVSATVATDVQNMPTFNMPSPTFGVPPPPEKVPRTGIGANYSETAQVLMHRPSVWSEKKFYILGVVMALLFVGTLLYFGTLGKGGDTLAIITNPVGAEVLVNGEKIGITPTSLQDRKDMDLTFRLEGYKEQVVPLKKNAWPTELNITLEPVTPTKLTGKTEITPVVPTKKIIQLVTNPPGASISLDGQSLGQTPKEITLENEQPRQLVLKMDGHEDVTKTVDTSTPGTLTIEMPPAAAPPGFIRYGGSHRVAIISGSKALKGSPIQLEPGTHKLTFRSTKDAYIRFTKTVVIKSGETVVVPAPPMGKITINAVPSNCKISINGEFIDVAPILSLPIQAGNHTITFSWEALNKKLSKPVTVEAAQSQTVTGLGKDA
- a CDS encoding PEGA domain-containing protein, producing the protein MNYRVCFFILLLCSCLFAQELPPVDQGPEEELIPEEAELQKWNKAFADAEGVFNSENQTQSIPLFQDLVGKITAEKMKRPLTEPERLLLYRSLDYLGRAFYVEGQQEEAKNVFLKLIENDPNYRLDEELVSPKIIAFVEEIKSENLGQLSISSTPPEATIEIDGVPVGKTDLATLYSLKGTHEIEVIRPGYFSQIQTVEVVPGKTQKISFKLERSSSVAYFITYPKGVEVIFRDKSLGFTEGTAPERAQATATERNLPVTEFSAEFPISELQPGEYEVTFQKPCWETPNRRLTITANDDYYFTPIIMEPAKATLNITADDPQANIFIDNEYKGLAPKTIQTCPGKHVVKLKGPFGKFEKQVELKNNQAMEISAKLNPSLSFLGIVSFSAMAKAQLERFRQETIKELEDLKSLNFQDNSKSPDRAALEEAIQEIAISLEDGKPDGSRQEKIQQVCSKVESDLLLFGLVPEKAEERTVEYYLLSNWSSMADIRKIQTNNPAHWAEFQAQLEYDQPLFEKRLGIQSMDTAITPGPVIAKLTLKTFQETQPLLIGDVVTAIQDKPVKTTEELLAAARELQKEGNVRLSVSRGGTQSTIPVQLMLSAMEIDYTDPKILFNRQMASFKKVAGLDRTSGQEKHVAALNVALCHMHFKEYDRALDQLQQVELDRAVGIGPGTVKFRMAQVYRALGRLDEAKQSLTEALRAQQNTIGSDDGLPLAAEAERLQKAISTSPGS
- a CDS encoding ribonuclease H-like domain-containing protein, translating into MSDRRYLVLDIETILDWELVRLIFGLSSDCTKEQLKQELYTKYSSGFAPPPFHIPICIALIDVDCETCKVVNATVLENSDEKALLQQFWKVTRLRKGTPIRSTFITFNGRGFDLPCLFLRSLKHRVPVHVWDRNRYSFESSHDVCDDLSEFGATSRPSLDLISKLLGLSGKTDTKGSMVEDLYQNGERQRVKNYCMEDALNSYLIWLTIKMVRSEITEEKYREAFDSAKEIVESCRAVTDSFFS